A stretch of DNA from Babesia bovis T2Bo chromosome 2, whole genome shotgun sequence:
AAGTTCATCAGTACCACCACCCTTCCTATCGACCATATCAAAAAGGATAGCCACACTTTCAAGTCCATTTTCGGGTTCAGCAGTTGCCTCCGTACATATCTTGGCCACTATACGTTTGTAACTATCCAGGGTAGTCAGACGCTGCAAGTTTATTGGCGGAGCACGCTGGGCTCTGGCATCGCGTTTGGGATTCTTAGCAACTAGCTGCTTACGACGTGTCTTTTTAATAGTACTACTACGTTTTTTAGGTAATATGGCGTGCATTGCGATATGATGTGTAAATAGATTAATACTGGTTTGTACCAATGACTCTATGTACCACGACAGGAATGGATATCAAATGATTTCAGCTTCGTGACGTAAGTATTCACCAATATCAGCCTAAACATCCTTTGTGATGCATACAAATCCATACCTGGTGGAAGACAGCGACATCATCGGGAAGCGATGTTTTCAAGGCCTCCGTTGACTTGGAAGTGACCCCGAAGCCAAGGGGTAGGTTGTTGTACATAACAACAACACCGCCATTTTGAGGAATGTCTTCACTCATTTGGCCAATGTGTTTCTGTAAATATGGATACCGCCCAGAATCTACCTACCTTGGCTACATTGTTGCCATATACAAACGACTGTTCACCCGTTTTCAACCAGACCTTGCTCTTTGAGTAATGTGCCAGGTAATGTAAAGCGGTGATGTGAAGTCGGAATTGCTTCGACTTGGTAAATTTGCCCAGGCATACTCCAGCAGATATCTGGGATGACATTAGATAGGCATGTAGCAAACTGTGCAAAGTATTCACAACCAATGGGACACTTATAAACCCCCAGTGCTACAAATTGGACATATTATCTCAGTAATAGTAACCAGGTTACTACGATATAACCATTGAGTCCATGGCAGAGAATGGGTATCTAATTGTCAAAAGGGACCTACCAGGTTCTTGTGGCTGATACATCCGCTGTACTTCAGTATGGATTCGCTGTAAACTATAACGCAAGAAAGTGGAAACATACCTCATGTAGTACACCCGCTCACGGTGAAGCCTGAAGACAAACGGTGATCCAGAATCACCATCATTAACCATATCCACAACTTTATTGCCGATGCTGTAGGTCATATAGATATAAGAAGTAGAACCAACTATGCAGCAAGCTTCTGGAAAACCAGTTGAGCTTCATCCTCGCTCAGAGGACGCATGGTGAAGCCGTGGTTGCGATATAGGTTACTAAATAAGTATGGCGGAACTTTGGCCGCATAAAATTAGTACTTATATTTCTAAAATAGCATTTCTAGGTTATTTGAAGCCTATGTGTGGTATGTGTAATCTTGGGTTGACGCTAGGAGAATATACGACACTCAGTGCGATAGTCTTACAGAAGACGCTAGAACATAAGCTAAAAGAATATTCTGGAGTATCCAGAAATGTGATACCTAAATTCAGTGATGgaagaagatgatatacaccCAAGTGAAGTAGTAACTGATTCACTAAACAAtagattgcgatatattacagCGGTACATACATGCCGTTCTCAAGTGACTACCATCGGTGTTACACTGATTCATGTACACAGACGTGGGCGGCGCATGACCACTATGAGTCTGGCGGCACAGCCACCTGACCTCATGACCTTCCGCTATGCGCGCGCGTCTAAAGTTGCAGGTCGCCCCTTTCGGCCAACTACGGCATTATGAACCATTATACAGCAACTTACAATGCTTCAGCTGCATACTTGAGCTTTTGATTACGCGCGCCAGGCGGTCATCTTCAGCAGCGAAAAGACGTTTACGCTCCCGTTCTAATTCTGCATGACCAATTATTACTTGCATTCACATTATTACCTTTATCTACAATAAATGATAATTCACGTTTCAAGTTTTCGAGGCCTTTTCTGTACGCTTGCCACCTGTTCGCAAGTGAAGTCCATGCACCAAAGATAAACATAATAGCCTAATTAGATAGCAACTTACCTTTGAGGCGATACCATTTCTACATCTACCACGGGGATGGCGCCGTCTCGCTTCTCCTCGGCGTATGATGAGTCTTGTAAGGTGGGCGTCACTCGGCACGCGATCGACCACCAGAGGTACATAAGCAAAAAATTTGCCAAAGTCATGTTTTTTTATTTAAGCTTTATCCTGTTTTCTTGAACCATTAAAAACCCATATATCACCTCGCATTATCTGCGCTGGCCACCTAATGATATCAGGGTACGCCAATCTAGGAATACAGTGACGCGGAACAAAAAACAGCGCATACCGCCAGTAATAATTAGGTTTTAAGAGGACAACGGCTGCAAAAGTGGCGGCGGCGGGGCGTTGAAGAGTTGATAGTCCAACAACCTCGCAGCAGGAAAGTTTGCTGCGCGAGCACTTTAATGCCGGCGTGTACTTGCAATAATCTTGTAATGTTTAAAAAATTTTTAATGGGATTTATTTTCGAAAGCTTTTAGGAAAGTCGAAGGTTACGACATCCACCCTCGTGAAGACGCCCTCGAGTCTATCTTTATAGGTGACGCCTCCTGGTGAAATCGTTGCACGAAGCAGGCGAGgtttttgttttatacTTCTATTTCGTCTTTGTGTGTACGTGTGTAGGACGGCAACACCAGTGTGTGTTAATTGTCGGGGAAGCGCGTTCCCGTAGGTTCCACATCTACGGCAACTTGCTTATTGCCCATACCTGCTTAAACGTAGGTGGGCAATTTTTTTGGATTGTCATTGCAACCTCTATGTAGGAAGTAACAGGCGAGATAACATCGCTTGTTTCACTCTCCCGCTAATACGCGGGGTATCCTTTTGTAGTACGTATCGAAATCGATGTTGACTTAGCGTCATATTGAAGAAACGTTTTGGACATTCCTAGCAAAAGCAGTTTCCACAATGGTAGTTGTCGAACAAATAATGGAGCCCAGTGCACAGGAAGGGCATGCATCAGAACAACGCAGTATCTCTACCCCGATAAGAAACGCGGGGCCACAAGGCGGCCAACCTCCACGTGGAGGCGGTCGTGCTGCTAGGGGTGGTGGTAGGAAAACCCCGATACCTCCTCCACCACGTGCAACCCCTTCCAGCTCTTCTGGTTACCCAGGTGTTAGCTGGAATAAGCGCATGGGAGCATGGTTGGCCTTTTACTACGATGCCGACACTAGGAGGAGTCGTACGTTCCACCCAAAGTACTACGACTTTGACGTTGATAAGGCCAAGCAGGCTGCCATCGAGTTTATGCAGAACATTGATAAGCATCCTGGATGCAGCTTACGCAAGAGCCGCCGTGATACGAAGTCCAATGCCTTTTTGAATGGTAAGTATGACATGGATAATCACTTTGGTGATTTACATGGACGTACACGTAAGCGTGGTGCTGCGAATCATATGCTCGCTGTCGACTTCAAGGGCAGAGGCGTGAAAGGGACGCTTACCTGCCCACCTACCCCAAATCCATTACCAGCGATATATGACATGGATAAGCTGCGTCACAACTTCCACGTTACGGCAGATCTCCTTGATCAATGCTACATGTCGAACTCCGGTACCATGGAGACGGAATACACAGGCAACACGGGTGTCATGGATAACAACTACCTCAGTGGATCCTTTGAGTCCCAGCAAGATTATGACAAGGGCTACCAGAGTCCAATGACATGGCAGTCATGCCAGAGTTTCTTTGGTAACCAAGAGTACTACGTTGATTCCCAGGGTTACGGCAACATGTCATATCTGGACGGTGATATGCCTTACATGTCTTCTGAGGGCACCATGTACAGGGAGACTGAGCCAGTGTACCAGAACGGCGCTACAGACTCACGCCATCGTATGCAGTCTGGCGAAGGGCTGTTACCTGGTTCAGGGGAGCCACAGGGTCAGCATATGTTTACCTCGAGTTTCGACGCTTCTCCTACCAAGGAGGAGCCGGATATACGTATGCTGATGCACTCGATAGCGCTAACTAACGGCGACAGTGTAGAAGGTTACGGCATGGACAACTATCAATTTGGGGATAGTGCTGCTAATTACAGTGCCAACCCTGCGCAAAACTTTAGCGCAAACAGTAATACGGATTCTACCACCCAGGTAAATACGCCTCTTGGTAGCCCATACTTCTCTCCGTACGTACATACTCTTTATAACCACTTTCCGGAAGATTCGGAACTTAACCGTACATTCGGTTTCCAGAACCTCATTCTTGGGGGTGAAGGACAAACAAACCAGCAAACGCAGTCTGTGATGCCACCTCAAAGCTAAATAACACACGCATTACATGTAAGCACATGGTAATTAATCATTGTTGacgtttatatataaatggcgtgaatgGCTGCGCCTCTGGCTGGTCAGTGCCGCAGGCAACATACTCTTCAGGCTCGTCGGGGGTAGTGTCCCGGAGCAGTACTATGCCGTAACTCCGGTCGGTGAATACAGGTTGGTAGCGACTGTCCTTTGGAGTCACTACGTACATAGCCTGCCGAGGTAGCAGACGACATGGGTTCTGTAGCAAAGTAGCACCGGACATCAAGTGGTCCACATTGGCTTCACCCATTTCGTCCAGGACGGCTGCATTTAGAAACTCGTTGTTACTCGATACCGATATGCCGTCACTAGTCATCACGACATCGTTGTTGTAATCCACACTGCTGCCGTCGCGCGAGGCGACGCTGGAGTGGCCTAGGGTAGCAGCTATACTGGCAACCTCCAGACGCTGGGAACGGCCGTCGGAATTAACCGATACGGAGTCATCCGGCATTATGGGCTTACCGTTGATATTGCCCCCTGAGTCCTCGACGTGCTCAACTGATTTGCCACTTGCCATCCAGGCATGACGTTTGGCGGATATAGACAGCACAGCAGTGACCTCGCCCTTGTTGCTTTCCACAGGCTCGTCAGTCATATGGTGGACGTATTCAAACAGCTTGGGAGGCGCAGTGCAGAGCACCTTGTAACCGGTAGGTATCTGCAAATCACCGTTGATACCAATCAAGCAGGTTGGCTGGAGCGCTAGCGAGATGAAGTGCATAAATGGATGCCAAAACCAATATTGCGAGAACATCAGGAACCCAGCAACGGCCTCCAGGCGCATGTTACCACGGCAGGTGTACAATGATGCTACGCAGTTCTGCCCACCAGCATCCATGAGGCCGGCCCCTAGGATAGCACCAAACTTGGCCATTACCTCCTGGTGCTTCTCACCGGCAATGTTCTTGAAGAGCTCACGCACCTGCATGACATCATTGCTGGTGTCTGCATTGCTCTGCTGCAATACAAGACCCAAGGCTATGAATGCACCTGAATATGATGTAACAACGGAATTGTACCTACCCTGTCGAACAAAGTCTGCGCTGTCGGAAGAAAGTGCGTGCAAGAGGCGAAGTACATCCGGTTGAGGCGATGCCGCACACGTGATGCCAAGAGCTATGGCGGCAGCGTAACGCACATGTGGGTTGTATGAAGCAACCAGAAGCTTAAGCACCTTGGGTACTTCCTCGGGAGTGTTGCAAAGGACGAACCCCAATGATATAACCGCAGCTCTGCGGACATCATCTGATACGTCCGATACAGAGGCATATAAAAGCGCCTTTACAACCTTGCTGGAGCCAGTGCCACAGTAGGCCATGGCATAGGCAAACATACCACCGTAGCGGACTACAGGATCATTATCCTTAGTCATCTTGGCTATCATAGAGTCTGCATCCTTTTCAAGACGGTATAATACCATGGCTATGGCCAGAGCACACGCGCGGGATATCTTCTCATGTTGAGTGTCGACGCAGCAGCTGTGCAGCGCATCCAACACCTCCAGGTTACCGCTGCCAAACATTAGAAGGCCAATGCCTATGGCAGCGGCCTGGCCTGATACTGCATTGTTCTTTAGCAAAATGTTGTTCAGCTCTTCGTAGACCGCCCGGTCACATTGACCCATGCAAACCAGCCCTAAACCTAAAGCTGCACCGTGGTGAACGGCTTCCTCAACAGACTCGTTTTTAATATGCTGGGTCAAAATGTCAACGGCCTCACTGTCATAATGGTTAGCCATTATCAAACCAATGGCGTATAAAGAACCGCCCTCTGAAAAAGCTTGCGAGCTGTTTGGAGACGAGCCTGGTAAATAAGCAGAAAGAACCTTCTTGCAGTTCTTTACGTAGCCCTAATGAGTATATAGAACACAGACACCAACGTACCTTATGGACCACACCGATAGATGCAGTGGCAGTGAATTTAGCCCAATGGTTGGCCTTTGCCAACCAGCCGATGTTGTCACGAAGGAAAAGGTCACAACAGGTACCAGCCTGCATTATTGCATGGGCCATAACCACTGCACTGTGGCATATACTGCTACGCTGGTCAATGGAAGTCATGTAATGCTCAAGTAAACGCAAGTCAGTATGGTTCTTGCGGTGCAAAAATTGCAAATACAACTCGGTGGTACTGTCTCCAGATAGAATGTGCTTCACTCGATCGAATCTAATGTCATCAGGCACACTCAAAGCAACGGATGCCTTCATGCCGTTGAGAAATTTCTGGTCACCAATATCAACCAGATCGTAGCAAATTTGGTATGCACGTAAATGCTCATCCCTGATTATTATGTCATGCAATAGCTGAGCCATTGCATTTGCATCGTCAAGGCGATACAAACACGTGACCAGACTCTGATAATGGTTAATCAAAGTATCCTGAGACATGGATACAAGTATATCACGAATCTCCCGATAAAGCTGTAGACAGAAGTCACGACTAATGACATTCTCCAAAAGACCTATGGTGTAGTCGATCAGAGGCCCAGAGGAAGTGCTGTTCCTAAGGATTTCACAGACAAAATCAAGACGACGGGAATCAAGGGCTATACCAATTGCATGTTGCTCATCACCAGAAGCTACGCTCATGGTTATTAGCTTGGTTACCAGCGACTCCAGTTGCTCTAGACAGGATGATAGCGGAAATATAAAACCTACGCTGAAAGCCACATACAACACCATTGGATATAGCCGAATTTTCGCCATCAACGACCGCCTGGCGGTCACGAATATACTCATCAATGGCATTGGCGACGATGATGTTGACATACTCGGAGGACTCCTGAAGGTTGAAGTGCTCTCCTGCAGCCAGAGCATACTGCAAAGCCTTGGGGTAGTTACTCAAGTGGAAGTAGACCTTAGACAGTACCAGGGCCGCCAAATTACGGGTGGAGAAACTAGTATCGTTGTGTAATTGATGTCTGTGCAACATGAAGCCAGGAATCATACACATTGCCGTAAACAAAATAACCTACATTAATTCCAAACTGTCTGCTATTTCAGCCCAAAACGTATCAACTAGGATATTTAGCTGACGTAAGCCTAGTTCGCGTGAAGCGTCGTCACGTTCGCTCAGCAGGGCTATCACAGGGTCAGCTGAACTGATGCGATCCATAGGCTCATGACCGTTATATGCATCGGCAAGCGCCGAGCACTTATCAGGTGGTTGAGCCACCAACATTGTGTATGATTGATACGTAGTTTACGGGTATCACTATCAGGGCCTTCTTGCCCCAGCTAATCAGTGTCAAAACTAATATTAACAGTGGTTATATTATCAAGGTGCGCCGTAATTAATCTCGCGCATACGAGGCGCGCTCCTGGGAGGAGTTGGAGGTCGAAGTTCAGCCATGTGCATATCCCTGAACACGTGTGCGTGAAGAGACAATACAACGTACCAGGTTTCCATACTTTTGCTTTCAGAAACAGATGGATATATTAACTTGGGCACTATAGTAAGATCACGCCTAATGAACAGTAGAGCGCCAGCATTTTTGTAATGGTTGCAGTAGTTAGTGGCTGCAtagtatattaaatacCTTGTCTAACGTACCAGAGAACAATGTTATAAGACGACCACCTGCAAAACGTTCGAAACCGTCCATTACACATTCATGCGCGCGAATGATTAGCTGGAGATCATTGGTAGTGAGGAACTTATGGACGCGATCGGGACCGAATTTGACAATATGTCCAACCTTCTCCGGATCGCGGACTTCATTGGGTACCGTACCCAAAATGGAGTCGTTATCCGTGGGATCCGACCATAAGAGGTCCAAAATCTTCTGATCTTGGTCATTCTTTGGAATCGGGGCTACAGTAACAGGTCGCGGAATGCTCTCTATATCAGAAATGTGGTTTATAGTTTTGCCAATACCACCATGGACACATAAAATCTTTTTTTCAATAAGTGCGCCAAGCGGTAACATTTCAAAAATCTTGTTGAAACCGTTCCAGCAGCTGTAGGGGTTCTCGCAATCCTCCCTAAGGCGACGACGACATTCATCTTGGAATCCGTATATAGCATTGATACCCGGGTCCTCGTGATTGCCACGTAACATGTGAATTTGGCTGGGATACTTGCATTTAAGAGCAAAAAGGAGGCAAATAACCTCGAGATTGTTGGAACCACGGTCTACGTAGTCACCCAAAAAGAGGTAGTCGTTAGAATCAATGTCGCCAATAGCTCCTATGGACTCAGCCAGTGATTCCTCTAGGGGGCACTTGTACAGCCTAAAGTGGCGCATGAGGTCGTAGTACTGCCCGTGTATATCTCCGTACACTAGATACCATGTAACCGACTGTACCAAAAACTAACCCTTGATAGGCGCACGTAGATTCAGTACAGTATCCTCTTGTTTAACTATTTGGTACACCTGCGATAGATGACCGTGATGTTTACTACACGTACCATCCGGCACAAAGCCTGAACGTCCTCGTATGAAATTGCAAAGGCCGTTTCATTGTAAGACATCGTTACATGGTCGTTTGTTATGTTCGGGTTCAGTAAAGCACGTATTACGCGATCGTATACAGTATCAGCATCTTCGTTCTGCCATCGTAGCTGGGCACGGGCCTCGGGCTTGTTGATCTTGCGACCTTCCTCCTCTAGCTTGTCAATTGATATTTTACGAACTAGATATGAAAAGTCAGAAACGCCGTCCTGTACCGCGTGCGCATGTGACGACAGCCTAATCTCACGATCTACAACTTTAGTTGGCTGTTGTACCACATGTGGCAAGAGGGGAGTGTTTTGAACTTTCGGAACTCCCACAGAAACTGGTGGCGCCTCTGCCCTTACGTTACCCGATTCGACCGATGCCTTTGAATAATCAATGAATGCCTCATAGCAATCTATAACACGAAGCTCAGTTGTAGGATGCTTCTGAGTCTGGTGCGAGAAACCACCGAAAATGTATACCTGGCCGCCGATAGCCCAGGAGGAGTGACGGAACTAAACAAGATAAACGAGATTAAAACTGTTACTTACCCTGTGAATAGCTGACATGTTGAACCATTCCAAAGTTTCTGTATCATAAGCTGAAACAGACAGGGGCCTGGATAATGGTTACACAACATCCTACAAACCTACTTGTTAAAATCACTGTCGTTGCGGCCTCCAATAATAACCAGCTTGGGGCCAACAAAACATGATGCTGTAGATATAGTGAAACGCAGTTATATAACCTACAGTGTTGGTATCTAGGCTCTGGCATAGTAATAAACCTTACAGGCGCTTCCATCCAGTCCCAGGTACCATCTCGGTGTTGCCTAAGCCCCCAAATGTCATTTAATGACCTGTTATCACTCGATCTGCCACCGAATATAACAATCATGGTAGCAGCGGGACCTTCCCTGCATAGGTCAGCAGAGTGGTACACCCTTTTGGGAGGCTGCTTAAGGGTAGGAGGAAAAGAAACCTCTACCCAGCAGAAGGGAGACTTCTCGACATTTAGGTACCAGACATCGTTACTAGCTTGTTGCCTGCATGATATTAGTCCAATACCAAATCACATACCCGTCGTTACCACCGATTACCACTAGGTTAGGCTTGCTGAAGACCATTGTGTGACCATACCGCCTACCGGGAGATCGCCCAGTAGTAGGCACAGTGATCCATGAAAGATGCTTATCGCGCCTTAGATCTAGCAGGTATAACTGAAATCAGATTTCATATTGACATCATACGACCTACATCATCCGAAGACAGAGAACCTCCACCAGTGGCACCGCCGAATACTACCACTTGCATTGATTCAACACACGCAGCAGCATGAGCTGCACGCGGCAAAGGCGTGTTTTCAGAGATGAGCTTAGTAGAGACATTGGTATTAAGGTCAAAAAGGTACAGGTCAGCAGTGATTGTGTACCTTCCAACATCTACATCGATATGATAATGGACCTAATAGAAACCACCTCCGACAGCTCCTCCAAATAGAATTACCTTCCCAGGTCCAATAGTAGTCGTTGTATGCCCAAACCTGGCCTGAGGCAGCTCTCCTTGGAGGGAGATTACCCTTTGGTATGCCATCAAGCCATGATGAGCTGAAACCGCAATTTCAGTTGTACGAAGGGCAATCCTCGGCAattatgcaatatatattaacacaATTAATCGTTTTTGGTAGTTATTTGTGTCATTAACAGGGATGAACAGTGAACCAACGACCCCATCGGTGGCGGCTTCAGAtagtcatatatatcatatatagataCACACTGAAGACACATTTGGCTAATAATCTATCTTTGATAGATATAGCAATGATGTATGTGCTAGTATCACGTAACTTCCAGTGtctaatgtgtatataccaGGGGTATATTTGACACCGAAAATAACGTCAATAAAACCGGGATCAAAGCACATTACATAGTGACTTCGGTGTGTATAACATGTATAAAGAGATATGTGGATTACTGGTGGCATTTTGTTGCCGGTGTGTATCATTAGCAGTGCTGTTGTTACGGGACGACGTACATACGACATCCAACGCGAGATCTCTCCTATAGCGTTTTTTGGGTTAGTTACTCCCATTCCATATAGTGTGTATATCTGTTTGTATAGGTTTCGGAAGGATGAGAATCCTGTTGTCGGTGTGCTTCGCAACTTGGTACTGGTAAGGATGACTAAGGTTACCTTGATCTACCCTGCAGACTGAGCCTGAGGTACTCAAGTGCCCTTCTGAACTTACAGTTAGGGTGCATAAGGTTACAATTGGTTCGCCAGATGGCTCTGATTTTACTGAACCTACGACTGTGAGCCATCGTTGTACGGAAACTTTACGTAGCAAGTGTTTAGACCGAAGCACATGTTCGGTAGGGCGATATGTTCACCATAATGCATTTTGGCACAGGTATCAGTTTATGATTGCGACAATAAGGCTGATGGCATCCCTGTGGGTACCGATCGCatccttcttcaatattcTTGCGAATTGTCTGGGTGAGTGGCAATTGAATGGTGATATACTGATTGTAGAAATCCCCAACCATTATTTGATGGCAAACACTTTTTTGAAGGGGTGTTTCAACAATTTTTGATGTACGTTCAGCGTGTTATCGTACACAGTGTATGCAGGGTCACAGGAAACGACACATCTTCCATAGGAAAGATAGGTAGTAGAGCCTTACAACGGTCACTGCAGAGATGTTTATCTGTTGCTCACTGCAAATATGTTACCTGCAACGATGCTGCCCTTCACAGTGGTAGGTCGTATGTAATTTATGTTAGACGTTATAGATGACTTTGTTGCCATGCGTAACGTTTGCTCATTTGTAAAACCGGATACCTTCCGTATACCCGGGTACGCAGTATATCCTAACTTTACAGGCAAGTCACTCACTTGTATATTAACTCCCACAGGGCTCTGTAAAAGTCCGAAGTATATAGAAACACATGACTTCCACGAACTTGCCCAAAATGCGAGAGGGATGACAAATGGATCGTTCGTCATTGCATACGAGCCAACTAAACAATTTGGATGGAACCCGAAACGTTCCGCCTGGGTTTGCACAGGAGTACCGACTA
This window harbors:
- a CDS encoding putative 60S ribosome subunit biogenesis protein NIP7, with protein sequence MRPLSEDEAQLVFQKLAAYIGNKVVDMVNDGDSGSPFVFRLHRERVYYMSESILKYSGCISHKNLISAGVCLGKFTKSKQFRLHITALHYLAHYSKSKVWLKTGEQSFVYGNNVAKKHIGQMSEDIPQNGGVVVMYNNLPLGFGVTSKSTEALKTSLPDDVAVFHQADIGEYLRHEAEII
- a CDS encoding kelch repeat domain containing protein, with the protein product MAYQRVISLQGELPQARFGHTTTTIGPGKVILFGGAVGDVGRYTITADLYLFDLNTNVSTKLISENTPLPRAAHAAACVESMQVVVFGGATGGGSLSSDDLYLLDLRRDKHLSWITVPTTGRSPGRRYGHTMVFSKPNLVVIGGNDGQQASNDVWYLNVEKSPFCWVEVSFPPTLKQPPKRVYHSADLCREGPAATMIVIFGGRSSDNRSLNDIWGLRQHRDGTWDWMEAPVRFITMPEPRYQHSSCFVGPKLVIIGGRNDSDFNKPLSVSAYDTETLEWFNMSAIHRFRHSSWAIGGQVYIFGGFSHQTQKHPTTELRVIDCYEAFIDYSKASVESGNVRAEAPPVSVGVPKVQNTPLLPHVVQQPTKVVDREIRLSSHAHAVQDGVSDFSYLVRKISIDKLEEEGRKINKPEARAQLRWQNEDADTVYDRVIRALLNPNITNDHVTMSYNETAFAISYEDVQALCRMVYQIVKQEDTVLNLRAPIKVYGDIHGQYYDLMRHFRLYKCPLEESLAESIGAIGDIDSNDYLFLGDYVDRGSNNLEVICLLFALKCKYPSQIHMLRGNHEDPGINAIYGFQDECRRRLREDCENPYSCWNGFNKIFEMLPLGALIEKKILCVHGGIGKTINHISDIESIPRPVTVAPIPKNDQDQKILDLLWSDPTDNDSILGTVPNEVRDPEKVGHIVKFGPDRVHKFLTTNDLQLIIRAHECVMDGFERFAGGRLITLFSATNYCNHYKNAGALLFIRRDLTIVPKLIYPSVSESKSMETWDMHMAELRPPTPPRSAPRMREINYGAP
- a CDS encoding putative rpn2_yeast 26S proteasome regulatory subunit rpn2, which translates into the protein MLVAQPPDKCSALADAYNGHEPMDRISSADPVIALLSERDDASRELGLRQLNILVDTFWAEIADSLELIHQLHNDTSFSTRNLAALVLSKVYFHLSNYPKALQYALAAGEHFNLQESSEYVNIIVANAIDEYIRDRQAVVDGENSAISNGVVCGFQQQLESLVTKLITMSVASGDEQHAIGIALDSRRLDFVCEILRNSTSSGPLIDYTIGLLENVISRDFCLQLYREIRDILVSMSQDTLINHYQSLVTCLYRLDDANAMAQLLHDIIIRDEHLRAYQICYDLVDIGDQKFLNGMKASVALSVPDDIRFDRVKHILSGDSTTELYLQFLHRKNHTDLRLLEHYMTSIDQRSSICHSAVVMAHAIMQAGTCCDLFLRDNIGWLAKANHWAKFTATASIGVVHKGYVKNCKKVLSAYLPGSSPNSSQAFSEGGSLYAIGLIMANHYDSEAVDILTQHIKNESVEEAVHHGAALGLGLVCMGQCDRAVYEELNNILLKNNAVSGQAAAIGIGLLMFGSGNLEVLDALHSCCVDTQHEKISRACALAIAMVLYRLEKDADSMIAKMTKDNDPVVRYGGMFAYAMAYCGTGSSKVVKALLYASVSDVSDDVRRAAVISLGFVLCNTPEEVPKVLKLLVASYNPHVRYAAAIALGITCAASPQPDVLRLLHALSSDSADFVRQGAFIALGLVLQQSNADTSNDVMQVRELFKNIAGEKHQEVMAKFGAILGAGLMDAGGQNCVASLYTCRGNMRLEAVAGFLMFSQYWFWHPFMHFISLALQPTCLIGINGDLQIPTGYKVLCTAPPKLFEYVHHMTDEPVESNKGEVTAVLSISAKRHAWMASGKSVEHVEDSGGNINGKPIMPDDSVSVNSDGRSQRLEVASIAATLGHSSVASRDGSSVDYNNDVVMTSDGISVSSNNEFLNAAVLDEMGEANVDHLMSGATLLQNPCRLLPRQAMYVVTPKDSRYQPVFTDRSYGIVLLRDTTPDEPEEYVACGTDQPEAQPFTPFIYKRQQ
- a CDS encoding AP2 domain family protein — protein: MVVVEQIMEPSAQEGHASEQRSISTPIRNAGPQGGQPPRGGGRAARGGGRKTPIPPPPRATPSSSSGYPGVSWNKRMGAWLAFYYDADTRRSRTFHPKYYDFDVDKAKQAAIEFMQNIDKHPGCSLRKSRRDTKSNAFLNGKYDMDNHFGDLHGRTRKRGAANHMLAVDFKGRGVKGTLTCPPTPNPLPAIYDMDKLRHNFHVTADLLDQCYMSNSGTMETEYTGNTGVMDNNYLSGSFESQQDYDKGYQSPMTWQSCQSFFGNQEYYVDSQGYGNMSYLDGDMPYMSSEGTMYRETEPVYQNGATDSRHRMQSGEGLLPGSGEPQGQHMFTSSFDASPTKEEPDIRMLMHSIALTNGDSVEGYGMDNYQFGDSAANYSANPAQNFSANSNTDSTTQVNTPLGSPYFSPYVHTLYNHFPEDSELNRTFGFQNLILGGEGQTNQQTQSVMPPQS